One Deinococcus seoulensis DNA window includes the following coding sequences:
- a CDS encoding NUDIX domain-containing protein: protein MVTFYPTQPVARAAAAARGLREKVVCFVVRGEVNPELLVFDHVPDDSGVQLPAGGVEPGETPAQAAVRELREESGLNLEDPEFLTSYLWEAHLPQRFTRQVCHAFLLRAPHDLPHTWERDADGERFAFRWAALHAPVLDWEMDAALPWAHAALRPAPSCASPDGAESVILPN from the coding sequence ATGGTCACGTTCTACCCAACCCAGCCAGTTGCCCGCGCCGCCGCCGCCGCACGCGGCCTGCGCGAGAAGGTCGTGTGCTTCGTGGTGCGCGGCGAGGTCAACCCGGAACTGCTGGTGTTCGATCACGTGCCGGACGACAGCGGCGTGCAACTCCCGGCGGGCGGCGTGGAACCCGGCGAGACGCCGGCGCAGGCCGCCGTGCGTGAACTGCGCGAGGAGTCCGGCCTGAACCTCGAAGACCCGGAGTTCCTGACCTCGTACCTGTGGGAGGCGCACCTGCCGCAGCGGTTCACGCGGCAGGTCTGCCACGCGTTCCTGCTGCGCGCCCCGCACGACCTGCCCCACACCTGGGAGCGCGACGCGGACGGCGAGCGGTTCGCGTTCCGCTGGGCCGCCCTGCACGCGCCCGTGCTGGACTGGGAGATGGACGCCGCCCTGCCGTGGGCGCACGCGGCCCTGCGCCCCGCCCCCTCCTGCGCCTCCCCGGACGGCGCGGAATCTGTCATCCTGCCGAATTGA
- a CDS encoding DUF4388 domain-containing protein → MVRGDLSVFPFLSVMQMFLASGRSGRLSVEHIRGGQLWIDRGEITHAEVGRLRGDAALQCLSSLDGGTFTFEADQHSEQRTLSLRRDSALRRMLEDSEAWTPLLRAFPDWNQRLRFTARWNEAQPVTRGQYRMLHLIPDSPSIRALLERAPEPPRAALETLRPFLMAELIELV, encoded by the coding sequence ATGGTGCGTGGCGACCTGAGCGTGTTCCCGTTTCTGTCCGTGATGCAGATGTTCCTGGCCAGCGGACGGTCCGGCCGCCTGAGCGTCGAACACATCCGCGGCGGGCAACTGTGGATCGACCGGGGCGAGATCACCCACGCCGAGGTGGGCCGCCTGCGCGGCGACGCCGCCCTGCAATGCCTGTCCAGCCTGGACGGCGGGACCTTCACCTTCGAGGCCGACCAGCACTCCGAACAGCGCACCCTGAGCCTGCGCCGCGACTCGGCCCTGCGCCGCATGCTGGAAGACAGCGAGGCCTGGACGCCCCTGCTGCGCGCCTTTCCCGACTGGAATCAGCGCCTGCGTTTCACGGCCCGCTGGAACGAGGCGCAACCCGTCACGCGCGGCCAGTACCGCATGCTGCACCTGATTCCCGACAGTCCCAGCATCCGCGCCCTGCTGGAACGCGCCCCGGAACCCCCACGCGCCGCCCTGGAAACCCTGCGGCCCTTCCTGATGGCCGAACTGATCGAACTGGTCTGA